The proteins below come from a single Oncorhynchus keta strain PuntledgeMale-10-30-2019 chromosome 1, Oket_V2, whole genome shotgun sequence genomic window:
- the LOC118383999 gene encoding RING-box protein 2, with product MEDSEEPGLVHSHSSTSGSKSSSDKMFSLKKWNAVAMWSWDVECDTCAICRVQVMDACLRCQAENKQEDCVVVWGECNHSFHNCCMSLWVKQNNRCPLCQQDWVVQRIGK from the exons ATGGAAGACAGTGAAGAGCCGGGTTTAGTTCACTCTCACAGCTCGACTTCTGGGTCAAAATCGAGCAGTGACAAGATGTTTTCTCTCAAGAAATGGAATGCTGTTGCAATGTGGAGCTGGGATGTGGAGTGCGATACATGCGCCATCTGTAGGGTCCAAGTTATGG ATGCATGCTTGCGGTGTCAGGCTGAAAATAAACAAGAGGACTGTGTCG TGGTATGGGGAGAGTGCAACCACTCTTTCCACAATTGCTGCATGTCTCTCTGGGTGAAGCAGAACAATCGCTGCCCACTGTGCCAGCAGGACTGGGTCGTGCAAAGAATCGGCAAATGA